From a region of the Teredinibacter turnerae genome:
- the ccoN gene encoding cytochrome-c oxidase, cbb3-type subunit I gives MSNGLATEQPAYNYKVVRQFTIMTVVWGIVGMFIGVLIAAQLVWPDLNNLLQPYTHFGRLRPLHTNAVIFAFGGCALFATSYYVVQRTCQTRLWGGFLIPFTFWGWQAIILAAAITLPLGYTSSKEYAELEWPIDIAITLVWVSYAIVFFGTVVKRTTSHIYVANWFFGAFIVTVALLHVVNNMAVPVTLFKSYSAYAGTMDAMVQWWYGHNAVGFFLTAGFLGMMYYFVPKQAGRPVYSYQLSIVHFWALIAVYIWAGPHHLMYTALPDWAQSLGMVMSLILLAPSWGGMINGMMTLSGAWDKLRTDPTLRFLVVSLSFYGMSTFEGPMMAIKTVNSLSHYTDWTIGHVHSGALGWVAMISIGAVYHLIPPLFGRVKMYSVNLINIHFWMATIGTVLYIASMWVNGIMQGLMWRAFNADSTLTYSFAEAVESSYYGYIVRFLGGLTFASGMLVMAYNVYRTVNDKQPEEATSASEPQVA, from the coding sequence ATGAGTAATGGCTTGGCAACAGAACAGCCGGCATACAACTACAAGGTCGTGCGTCAATTCACGATCATGACAGTTGTGTGGGGTATTGTCGGTATGTTCATCGGCGTATTGATCGCCGCGCAATTGGTGTGGCCGGACCTGAATAACCTGCTGCAACCCTATACTCACTTTGGTCGTTTGCGCCCGCTGCATACCAACGCGGTGATTTTTGCATTCGGTGGCTGTGCGCTGTTCGCGACCTCCTATTATGTGGTTCAGCGGACTTGCCAAACCCGCCTTTGGGGTGGTTTTTTGATTCCGTTCACTTTCTGGGGTTGGCAGGCAATCATCCTTGCTGCGGCGATTACTTTGCCACTGGGTTATACCTCGTCTAAAGAGTACGCCGAGCTGGAATGGCCCATTGATATTGCGATTACTCTGGTTTGGGTGTCATACGCCATCGTTTTCTTCGGTACAGTGGTGAAGCGCACAACATCCCACATCTACGTTGCCAACTGGTTTTTTGGTGCGTTCATTGTGACTGTTGCACTGCTGCATGTAGTTAACAATATGGCAGTGCCTGTTACGCTGTTTAAGTCCTATTCCGCCTATGCTGGCACCATGGATGCGATGGTGCAGTGGTGGTACGGCCACAACGCGGTAGGCTTTTTCCTGACCGCGGGCTTCCTGGGCATGATGTACTACTTCGTGCCAAAGCAAGCAGGTCGCCCGGTTTACTCCTACCAGTTGTCTATCGTGCACTTTTGGGCGCTGATCGCTGTTTACATTTGGGCGGGCCCTCACCATCTGATGTACACCGCGCTGCCGGATTGGGCGCAATCGTTGGGCATGGTGATGTCTTTGATTCTGCTGGCGCCATCCTGGGGCGGCATGATCAACGGTATGATGACCCTGTCAGGTGCTTGGGATAAGCTTCGCACCGACCCAACGCTGCGTTTTTTGGTGGTGTCTTTGTCATTCTACGGAATGTCCACTTTCGAAGGCCCGATGATGGCCATCAAAACCGTGAACTCCCTGTCGCATTACACTGATTGGACCATTGGTCACGTGCACTCCGGCGCGTTGGGCTGGGTCGCAATGATCTCTATCGGTGCCGTCTACCACCTGATTCCACCTCTCTTTGGCCGCGTGAAAATGTATTCGGTGAACCTGATCAACATCCATTTCTGGATGGCCACTATCGGTACCGTACTTTACATCGCTTCCATGTGGGTAAACGGCATTATGCAGGGCCTCATGTGGCGCGCCTTTAACGCGGACTCTACCCTGACCTACAGTTTCGCCGAGGCAGTGGAATCCAGCTACTACGGCTATATTGTTCGTTTCCTGGGTGGTTTGACTTTCGCATCAGGCATGCTCGTCATGGCCTACAACGTATATAGAACTGTGAATGATAAGCAGCCTGAAGAAGCGACTTCCGCTTCAGAGCCGCAGGTTGCGTAA
- the ccoO gene encoding cytochrome-c oxidase, cbb3-type subunit II has product MKNHDIVEKNVGLLVLLTVVAISFGGLVQIVPQFFLEETTKPIDGLKPLTALQLEGRDIYIREGCTVCHTQMVRPLRAEVERYGHYSVAGESVYEHPFLWGSKRTGPDLARVGGRYSDSWHRAHLYNPRNVVPESNMPEFPWLFDAVLDGKDTAKKMKALRSVGVPYTDDDIAGAADAVKGKKEIDAVVAYLQQLGTLLTQKR; this is encoded by the coding sequence GTGAAGAATCATGACATAGTAGAAAAAAATGTTGGCCTTCTCGTATTGCTGACGGTGGTGGCCATCAGCTTTGGCGGCTTAGTACAAATTGTGCCGCAGTTCTTTCTGGAAGAAACAACCAAACCTATTGATGGACTAAAGCCGCTTACGGCGCTTCAGCTGGAAGGTCGCGATATTTATATCCGTGAGGGTTGCACCGTTTGTCACACCCAGATGGTGCGCCCGCTGCGTGCTGAGGTCGAGCGTTACGGTCATTACTCTGTCGCTGGTGAGTCTGTTTATGAACACCCGTTTCTTTGGGGTTCCAAGCGTACCGGACCAGACCTTGCTCGCGTAGGCGGTCGCTACAGTGACAGCTGGCATCGCGCTCACCTCTACAATCCGCGCAATGTCGTGCCCGAATCCAACATGCCTGAATTCCCCTGGTTATTCGACGCAGTATTAGACGGCAAAGACACTGCCAAGAAAATGAAAGCGTTGCGCAGCGTGGGTGTACCTTATACCGATGACGACATCGCTGGTGCCGCTGATGCTGTTAAGGGCAAGAAAGAAATCGACGCAGTTGTTGCGTACCTTCAGCAGTTGGGCACTTTGCTCACACAAAAGCGGTAA
- a CDS encoding CcoQ/FixQ family Cbb3-type cytochrome c oxidase assembly chaperone, with protein MDLTTLQGLSTIFVMIAFAGVCWWAFSPKRKKRFEEAANLPFADEPESKNKQQKTEGESHQSAEQK; from the coding sequence ATGGATCTCACAACACTCCAGGGGCTTTCCACGATCTTTGTAATGATCGCGTTTGCCGGGGTTTGCTGGTGGGCGTTTTCACCTAAACGTAAAAAACGCTTTGAAGAAGCGGCAAATCTGCCGTTTGCCGACGAACCCGAGAGTAAAAACAAACAACAAAAAACTGAAGGCGAAAGTCATCAGTCAGCTGAGCAAAAATAA
- the ccoP gene encoding cytochrome-c oxidase, cbb3-type subunit III has protein sequence MSTFWSLWIMILTSMCLALVCWVLFANRKVAVKDDGQDENKTTGHVYDGIEEYDNPLPRWWFMLFVGTLIFAGIYLVIYPGFGAYKGIIGWTSVKQLEAEQEAAREDHAKTYGVYSSMPVEELIHDGRAMKMGVRLFANNCSVCHGADGGGNFGFPNLTDKDWLYGGTPDEIQASITHGRSGAMPAWGEILGEEKVVSVAEYVMSLSGMEHDADLAEQGAGPFQSTCAACHGADGKGQKLVGAPNLTDNIWLYEGSREAIQQAIRSGRKNQMPAQKDKLREEKIHLLTAYVYSLSYDYDK, from the coding sequence ATGAGTACATTTTGGAGTCTTTGGATCATGATCCTCACATCAATGTGTTTGGCATTGGTGTGCTGGGTACTGTTCGCCAACCGCAAAGTGGCGGTAAAAGACGATGGTCAGGACGAGAACAAAACGACGGGACATGTGTACGATGGCATTGAAGAGTACGACAACCCTCTGCCTCGCTGGTGGTTCATGCTGTTCGTGGGTACGCTGATTTTTGCTGGTATCTACTTGGTGATTTACCCGGGGTTTGGCGCATACAAAGGGATTATTGGCTGGACTTCCGTAAAACAGCTGGAAGCAGAACAGGAAGCCGCCCGTGAAGACCATGCCAAAACTTACGGTGTTTATTCAAGCATGCCAGTAGAAGAGCTGATTCACGACGGTCGTGCTATGAAAATGGGTGTGCGTTTATTCGCGAACAATTGCTCTGTTTGTCACGGCGCTGATGGTGGCGGTAACTTTGGTTTCCCCAATCTTACTGACAAAGACTGGCTTTACGGTGGTACCCCGGACGAAATCCAGGCCAGTATCACCCACGGTCGTTCTGGAGCCATGCCTGCCTGGGGTGAAATACTTGGCGAAGAAAAGGTTGTCTCCGTTGCTGAATACGTCATGAGCCTCTCTGGCATGGAGCACGATGCCGACCTGGCAGAGCAAGGGGCTGGCCCGTTCCAGAGTACCTGTGCTGCGTGCCATGGTGCGGATGGAAAAGGCCAGAAGCTGGTTGGCGCGCCTAACCTGACCGACAACATCTGGTTGTATGAGGGTTCCCGTGAAGCGATTCAGCAGGCGATTCGCTCGGGGCGCAAAAACCAGATGCCCGCGCAGAAAGACAAGCTGCGAGAGGAGAAAATTCACTTGTTAACAGCTTACGTCTACTCTCTGTCGTACGACTACGACAAGTAA
- the ccoG gene encoding cytochrome c oxidase accessory protein CcoG encodes MSDKLSPEEEQPIRYRNLYEKPDKIYIRKISGFYQSIRRYTGIPLIVAFALLPWLTIDGRPAVLFDLPARQFHVLWLTFWPQDFMLLAWLLIISAFSLFAVTTSLGRVWCGFTCPQTVWTLIFFSVEHFFEGDRNKQVKLDNSPWNFNKIWRKTAKHAVWLAIAFATGATFIGYFLPVRELLSGMLPYWGESGILTFDIPPAAAFWTFFFTAATYLNAGYMREQVCKYMCPYARFQSVMYDNNTLAVYYDVARGEPRGARKPKDDPKEKGLGDCTDCSWCVQVCPVDIDIRDGLQYECINCGLCVDACNAVMDKMNYDRGLIRFTSEVELKTGNFRFFRPRVIGYVLAVVVMATAFIYTISSRTPLSVDVIRDRGARLYRINGDDVQNVYTVKINNMDNTSHSYTLTVSGDYPFRVVNYRKVEILPGEVFTVPVRVAVERKSLDSEKARLVMTVTSLDDDSLVATETTSFLGPAPRK; translated from the coding sequence GTGTCAGACAAGCTGTCGCCGGAAGAAGAGCAACCTATCCGTTATCGGAATCTCTACGAGAAGCCGGATAAAATTTACATCCGCAAAATTTCCGGTTTTTACCAGAGCATTCGTCGTTATACCGGGATTCCCTTGATTGTTGCCTTCGCGCTTTTGCCCTGGCTGACAATTGATGGCCGACCGGCCGTGTTGTTCGATCTTCCTGCCCGCCAGTTCCACGTGCTCTGGCTCACTTTTTGGCCACAGGATTTCATGTTGTTGGCCTGGCTACTGATTATCTCTGCGTTTTCTTTGTTCGCTGTAACTACGTCTTTAGGTCGTGTTTGGTGCGGTTTTACTTGTCCGCAAACAGTTTGGACGCTTATTTTCTTTTCAGTGGAACACTTTTTTGAGGGTGACCGTAACAAGCAGGTCAAGCTCGATAATTCCCCATGGAATTTTAATAAGATTTGGCGCAAAACCGCTAAGCATGCGGTGTGGCTCGCTATTGCCTTCGCTACCGGTGCCACGTTTATCGGTTATTTCCTGCCGGTGAGAGAGTTGCTTTCCGGAATGCTTCCCTATTGGGGGGAGTCGGGAATTCTCACGTTTGATATTCCACCGGCAGCTGCGTTTTGGACGTTTTTCTTCACCGCTGCAACTTATCTGAACGCGGGCTATATGCGCGAGCAGGTATGTAAGTACATGTGTCCTTACGCGCGCTTTCAATCAGTGATGTACGATAACAATACTCTGGCAGTATATTACGACGTGGCCCGGGGCGAACCGCGCGGCGCTAGAAAGCCGAAAGATGACCCCAAAGAAAAAGGCCTGGGTGACTGCACTGATTGCTCATGGTGTGTGCAGGTGTGTCCAGTGGATATTGATATTCGAGATGGCCTGCAATATGAGTGCATCAACTGTGGTTTATGCGTGGATGCCTGCAACGCCGTCATGGACAAAATGAACTATGACCGTGGTCTGATTCGATTCACATCGGAAGTGGAATTGAAAACCGGTAACTTCCGGTTTTTCCGGCCGCGTGTTATTGGCTATGTGCTGGCGGTTGTGGTTATGGCAACAGCGTTTATTTACACAATATCCAGCCGAACCCCTTTGAGTGTTGATGTTATTCGCGATCGGGGTGCACGCCTTTACCGCATAAACGGTGATGATGTGCAGAATGTATATACCGTAAAGATAAATAACATGGACAACACCTCGCATAGCTATACATTGACGGTGTCAGGTGACTATCCATTTAGAGTGGTGAACTACCGCAAAGTTGAGATTTTGCCCGGAGAAGTCTTTACTGTGCCGGTACGCGTTGCCGTCGAGCGAAAATCGCTCGATAGCGAAAAGGCCCGCTTGGTGATGACCGTCACCTCACTCGATGATGACAGTCTTGTGGCGACTGAAACCACGAGCTTCCTGGGGCCGGCTCCTCGCAAATAA
- a CDS encoding FixH family protein: protein MQTKVIKPWYREPWAWLIVGPLFFVIFLGIGLVFISVKYRDDVVRDDYYKEGKAVNKLFEAEREAHEQGLAAILTLNLSESVINVTLNEPVDSDEELVLMLSHPLKANQDHEYLLHRKSLTGYEAEADALPKGRWYLRIESRRGEASELLWRVSGEADFSQQASAELR from the coding sequence TTGCAAACAAAAGTAATTAAACCCTGGTATAGAGAACCTTGGGCATGGCTGATTGTCGGCCCATTGTTCTTCGTTATTTTTCTTGGCATCGGGCTTGTGTTTATATCCGTTAAATATCGCGATGACGTAGTGCGCGATGACTATTACAAAGAAGGGAAGGCGGTCAACAAACTTTTCGAAGCCGAGCGCGAAGCGCATGAGCAAGGCCTGGCCGCGATTTTGACGCTGAATTTGTCGGAATCGGTCATAAATGTGACCCTTAACGAGCCGGTGGATAGTGACGAAGAGCTTGTGCTGATGCTTTCTCATCCGTTAAAAGCCAACCAGGATCACGAGTACCTTCTTCACAGAAAATCGCTTACCGGTTATGAGGCAGAGGCCGACGCATTACCCAAAGGGCGTTGGTATTTGCGGATTGAGTCGCGCCGCGGTGAAGCGTCTGAGCTGCTTTGGCGCGTGAGCGGCGAAGCCGACTTTTCCCAGCAAGCTTCCGCAGAGTTGCGCTAG
- a CDS encoding heavy metal translocating P-type ATPase, with amino-acid sequence MTQCFHCGLPANGKITAKIDNQPQPFCCEACRLVALTISEGGLSSYYRFRDQLAEKPRALNNDFLGYDLPEVQLDFVHRDADNLVVARLSIQGISCAACAWLIEKHLGEQRGVSQVRVNATTRRCTLRWNPETAPLSTLLNEIQRIGYQPLPDRIESNQLQRKAERHQAFMRLGVAGIGMMQVGMVAVALYSGDHYGIEQNWQSFLRWVSLVIATPVVFFSAAPFFLSAARALRARHLNMDVPVSLAIGLAYAASAFATLTGTGDVYFDSVSMFTFFLLLGRFLEMRARHSSAFASENLRQLLPLTVTRMDDAGSKVSVPLSALQPGDQVWVNAGDMIPADGVLTSDQASVDESILTGESLPQIKKRGDSLCAGTLNRESALQLHVVQTGANTQLAAIEQLVEQAALQKPRQIAFADLIAGRFVAAVLVLSVIVAFVWWHIEPERALWVVLSVLVVTCPCALSLATPAALTAGLNRARRLGVLISGPQVMESLARLSHVVFDKTGTLTEGLLRLLGTAPPGSGAQTSEAESLSIIAALEQYAQHPIADVFREFDRGLVASDVSVSEGEGVCGCVNGTRYRFGRPEFAAPGVAYPDEDAQILWQLLAAETEAGGASQTVPLRWIKLGDCLRESAIDAVNQLVSLNRDVTLLSGDRNSVVADVATAAGIADWAGEARPADKLQWLNQQQAQGARVLMVGDGINDVPVLSAADISMAMGSATRLAQSKADSILLNGNLTAIPAIIVLSARVQKIIRQNLTWALVYNLVALPAAATGILPPWLAAIGMSASSLVVVLNAMRT; translated from the coding sequence ATGACCCAGTGCTTCCATTGCGGTTTGCCTGCTAATGGCAAGATCACCGCCAAAATAGACAATCAACCACAACCATTCTGTTGCGAAGCTTGTCGCTTGGTCGCATTGACGATCAGTGAGGGAGGCCTCTCCAGTTATTATCGCTTTCGCGACCAACTAGCAGAAAAACCCCGCGCATTAAACAACGATTTTCTCGGTTACGATTTACCAGAAGTCCAATTGGATTTTGTTCATCGCGATGCCGACAATTTAGTGGTCGCGCGCCTGAGTATTCAGGGTATCAGCTGTGCGGCCTGTGCCTGGCTCATTGAGAAGCACCTGGGCGAACAGCGCGGAGTGTCCCAGGTTAGAGTTAACGCGACGACGCGTCGGTGCACTTTGCGTTGGAATCCAGAGACGGCGCCGTTAAGTACGTTATTGAACGAGATTCAGCGCATTGGTTATCAGCCGCTCCCGGACCGCATAGAGAGCAATCAGCTGCAGCGTAAAGCTGAGCGCCACCAGGCTTTTATGCGGCTCGGCGTCGCCGGTATCGGAATGATGCAGGTGGGCATGGTGGCGGTGGCCCTTTATTCCGGCGACCACTATGGCATAGAGCAAAACTGGCAAAGTTTTTTGCGCTGGGTGAGTTTAGTTATTGCAACGCCGGTCGTGTTTTTCTCTGCCGCGCCCTTTTTTCTGAGTGCAGCGCGGGCGCTTAGAGCACGGCATTTAAATATGGATGTGCCGGTCTCCCTGGCCATTGGTCTGGCTTACGCCGCCAGTGCGTTTGCAACCTTGACGGGAACGGGGGATGTCTATTTCGATTCAGTTTCCATGTTTACGTTCTTTCTTTTGCTGGGGCGTTTTCTGGAAATGCGCGCGCGCCACAGCAGCGCCTTTGCCAGCGAAAATCTGCGCCAGTTATTGCCTCTTACAGTAACCCGAATGGATGATGCTGGGAGCAAAGTGTCTGTCCCTTTAAGTGCATTGCAGCCTGGCGATCAGGTTTGGGTAAATGCAGGGGATATGATTCCTGCCGATGGGGTATTAACCAGTGACCAAGCCTCTGTCGACGAATCGATTCTGACGGGTGAATCTCTGCCACAGATAAAAAAACGGGGTGATAGTCTCTGTGCTGGAACGCTGAACCGTGAATCGGCGTTGCAGTTGCATGTTGTTCAAACCGGCGCGAATACACAACTGGCGGCCATTGAGCAGCTCGTTGAGCAGGCCGCGCTGCAGAAACCGCGGCAAATCGCTTTCGCCGATTTAATCGCCGGTAGGTTTGTTGCTGCTGTGCTTGTACTCTCAGTGATCGTTGCTTTCGTGTGGTGGCATATTGAACCGGAGCGAGCGCTGTGGGTAGTGTTATCGGTGCTAGTGGTTACGTGTCCTTGCGCGCTTTCTCTCGCTACGCCTGCTGCATTGACCGCCGGATTAAACCGGGCACGGCGGCTGGGCGTGCTAATTAGTGGACCGCAAGTGATGGAGAGTCTGGCGCGGCTGAGCCACGTAGTATTCGATAAAACCGGCACTCTCACCGAGGGGCTTTTGCGCCTGCTGGGCACGGCTCCCCCCGGATCTGGGGCGCAAACCAGTGAAGCGGAATCTCTTTCCATTATTGCTGCGCTGGAGCAATACGCGCAGCACCCGATTGCCGATGTTTTTAGAGAGTTTGATCGCGGGCTGGTGGCGTCTGACGTGAGCGTGAGTGAAGGCGAGGGTGTTTGTGGTTGTGTCAACGGAACACGCTATCGGTTTGGCCGACCGGAATTCGCTGCGCCCGGGGTGGCTTATCCAGATGAGGACGCCCAGATTCTGTGGCAGTTGTTGGCAGCGGAGACTGAGGCAGGTGGGGCAAGCCAAACTGTACCACTGCGCTGGATTAAGCTCGGCGATTGTTTGCGAGAGTCTGCAATCGACGCGGTAAACCAACTGGTATCGCTGAACAGGGATGTCACCTTGCTGAGTGGTGATCGCAACAGCGTTGTCGCAGATGTCGCAACAGCTGCGGGCATTGCCGATTGGGCTGGTGAAGCTCGGCCTGCAGACAAGCTGCAGTGGCTTAATCAGCAACAGGCTCAGGGGGCACGGGTACTGATGGTCGGCGACGGTATAAACGACGTGCCCGTGCTTTCCGCGGCCGATATATCGATGGCGATGGGGTCTGCTACGCGACTGGCGCAATCGAAAGCTGACAGTATTTTGCTTAACGGTAACCTCACCGCTATTCCGGCCATTATTGTATTGTCTGCCCGCGTGCAAAAAATCATACGTCAAAACCTCACTTGGGCGCTGGTGTATAATCTTGTTGCGCTACCTGCTGCCGCAACAGGGATTCTCCCTCCGTGGCTGGCGGCGATAGGCATGTCGGCCAGTTCGCTGGTTGTTGTTCTTAACGCGATGCGCACCTGA
- the ccoS gene encoding cbb3-type cytochrome oxidase assembly protein CcoS yields MESLFILIPIAIVFVIIAVSIFFWAVRSGQYEDLDTEARRILFDEDEVAKRADSAGPHSSNIKRSNANNSSSTNSDTTTKKSDDDD; encoded by the coding sequence GTGGAAAGCTTGTTTATTTTAATTCCAATTGCGATCGTGTTCGTAATTATCGCTGTGAGTATTTTCTTCTGGGCGGTGCGCTCTGGCCAATACGAAGATTTGGATACTGAAGCCCGCCGGATTTTGTTCGACGAAGACGAAGTGGCTAAAAGAGCCGATTCTGCTGGCCCCCATAGTTCTAACATCAAGCGTTCTAACGCCAATAATTCTAGCTCCACAAATTCCGACACCACAACAAAGAAATCAGACGATGATGATTGA
- a CDS encoding sulfite exporter TauE/SafE family protein: MMIEPVIAAFTLGLMGAGHCLGMCGGVTAALAFANQAQGRVYSVVILLAYNLGRIASYALIGGLAALVAGMFEGLTPLPILRALSGVLLIGMGLYLADWWRVLSRLEKAGGMLWRFVSPLAGKLMPVKTVPNALLLGFLWGWLPCGLVYSALVYAAVQANFASGGAVMLAFGVGTLPAVFAGGLASGYIKKAIAHVWVRRIFGIGFIGYGVYTLIPVAKMLLVSWGLIDAPPMMMDPAHCH, encoded by the coding sequence ATGATGATTGAACCTGTAATCGCCGCATTCACATTAGGATTGATGGGAGCAGGCCACTGCCTGGGTATGTGTGGCGGGGTTACTGCTGCACTGGCTTTCGCAAACCAGGCGCAGGGCCGGGTTTATTCGGTTGTCATTTTGCTGGCGTATAACCTAGGCAGAATTGCGAGCTACGCGCTTATCGGCGGCCTCGCTGCTTTGGTTGCGGGTATGTTCGAGGGCCTTACGCCACTACCGATTTTACGCGCACTGTCTGGTGTATTGCTCATCGGCATGGGGCTTTATCTGGCTGACTGGTGGCGAGTGCTTTCCCGATTGGAAAAAGCGGGCGGTATGCTCTGGCGATTTGTTTCACCTTTGGCCGGAAAATTAATGCCAGTGAAAACGGTGCCGAACGCACTGCTACTAGGTTTTCTCTGGGGTTGGTTGCCCTGCGGCCTGGTCTATTCAGCACTGGTGTACGCAGCAGTTCAGGCGAATTTCGCTTCAGGCGGTGCCGTGATGCTGGCTTTCGGGGTGGGTACTTTGCCGGCCGTATTTGCAGGTGGTTTGGCGAGTGGCTATATCAAAAAGGCGATTGCCCATGTGTGGGTGCGCAGAATATTTGGGATAGGCTTTATTGGTTATGGCGTATACACATTAATTCCAGTGGCCAAAATGCTGCTTGTTTCCTGGGGCCTAATTGACGCTCCGCCAATGATGATGGACCCGGCACACTGCCACTAA
- a CDS encoding DJ-1 family glyoxalase III: protein MANVLVPIADGSEEIEAVTIIDVLVRAGAEVTVASVMERTGITASRGVKLDANCLIESCGQDWDLIALPGGLPGADHLAQSAPLMALVRHQLAEQRLLAAICAAPAVVLGRHGLLADRVATCYPGFQEELASQARTVSVERVVEDGNLITSQGPGTAMEFSLALVTRLFGMEKATAVANGLLSR from the coding sequence ATGGCCAATGTTTTGGTTCCAATTGCCGACGGTAGCGAAGAAATCGAAGCCGTCACGATTATCGATGTGTTAGTGCGAGCAGGTGCCGAGGTTACTGTCGCTTCGGTCATGGAGCGCACCGGGATTACGGCGTCTCGGGGTGTAAAACTCGATGCCAATTGCTTGATTGAGAGCTGTGGCCAGGATTGGGATTTGATCGCGCTGCCCGGTGGCTTGCCAGGGGCGGATCATCTCGCACAAAGTGCGCCTCTCATGGCGCTGGTGCGGCACCAGCTTGCCGAACAGCGCTTGCTGGCCGCTATATGTGCGGCGCCGGCTGTGGTCTTGGGGCGTCATGGGTTACTTGCTGATCGGGTCGCTACCTGCTATCCCGGTTTTCAGGAGGAACTTGCCAGCCAGGCCAGGACGGTGAGTGTTGAGCGCGTGGTGGAGGATGGAAATCTTATTACCAGCCAGGGGCCGGGCACCGCGATGGAATTTTCTCTGGCGCTGGTGACGCGTCTGTTTGGTATGGAGAAGGCGACAGCAGTCGCTAACGGTCTGCTGTCCCGATAG
- a CDS encoding choice-of-anchor A family protein: MSIPLAEYNLVVAGDYVHEGGSVWGKTFIGGDLNGGASEFAVQVPAAPVVDSLQVVGDINAGHVKVKSGNLVHGGAISSSSNVELHGAGASIVHDAGLSIDGVVADLKSASQTFSSMSGVGNSASFVNGAFSYSGTSSVAFFDMSYDELFRQNTNFTFSGVQADTLIINVSGTHVNTGYGYNFPGLDLSGNSGLGASDILWNFFEAEELTVSNPIVGSILAIDADVTLMGTLDGSLAAGSLRTQRQIHDYEYPHDVSTVPLPGSSVLFGSALLAFAAARYRRKKRA, translated from the coding sequence ATGAGTATCCCCCTCGCTGAATATAATCTGGTGGTTGCTGGTGATTATGTTCACGAAGGCGGTTCAGTTTGGGGTAAAACGTTTATCGGCGGCGACCTTAATGGCGGCGCTTCGGAATTTGCTGTCCAGGTGCCTGCGGCGCCAGTAGTGGATTCATTGCAGGTGGTTGGCGATATCAACGCTGGCCATGTCAAAGTTAAATCGGGCAACCTGGTACACGGTGGCGCAATCTCTTCTTCTTCCAACGTGGAACTTCACGGTGCGGGAGCGAGTATTGTTCATGACGCTGGTTTGAGTATCGACGGTGTCGTCGCAGACTTGAAATCAGCCAGTCAAACTTTCAGTAGCATGTCTGGTGTAGGCAATAGCGCTTCATTCGTCAATGGCGCTTTCAGCTACAGCGGGACTTCCAGCGTAGCCTTTTTTGATATGTCCTATGACGAGCTGTTTCGTCAGAACACTAACTTCACTTTCTCCGGTGTTCAGGCGGACACATTGATCATCAACGTGTCTGGTACCCATGTGAATACTGGCTACGGTTACAACTTTCCGGGCCTGGATCTCAGTGGTAACAGCGGTTTGGGGGCTAGCGACATATTGTGGAATTTCTTCGAAGCAGAAGAGCTAACGGTTTCAAACCCTATTGTTGGATCAATCCTGGCGATTGACGCAGACGTAACCCTGATGGGCACCCTTGATGGTTCCCTGGCTGCGGGTTCTCTGCGCACACAGCGCCAAATCCATGACTACGAGTATCCGCACGATGTAAGTACGGTACCTCTTCCCGGTTCAAGTGTGTTGTTTGGCTCGGCTTTGCTGGCTTTTGCTGCTGCACGCTATCGTCGCAAGAAGCGCGCCTGA
- a CDS encoding RNA polymerase sigma factor yields MFRAGALILAEKLIADKSEAQDIVQEALVKAGKARKIPGCEESSRAWFFTIVRNLCIDTLRVRHRLQYDSAISMDWEACQSCGPQESLEKRQQAEQLHRAIALLSLEHREIIALKDMLDFNYSQIGQILGLTPGTVMSRLHRARTQLREHFLTIGGRL; encoded by the coding sequence GTGTTTCGAGCTGGTGCATTGATACTGGCCGAAAAGCTAATCGCAGACAAATCTGAAGCTCAGGATATTGTGCAAGAGGCGTTGGTGAAAGCTGGCAAGGCTCGCAAAATACCGGGTTGTGAGGAGAGTTCCCGCGCGTGGTTTTTTACGATAGTGCGCAATCTTTGTATTGATACGCTGCGGGTGCGCCACCGCTTACAGTACGACAGCGCAATATCGATGGACTGGGAAGCTTGCCAAAGTTGTGGCCCGCAGGAATCCCTCGAAAAGCGTCAGCAGGCCGAGCAGCTCCATCGGGCGATCGCCCTGTTAAGTCTGGAGCATAGAGAAATTATCGCGCTGAAAGATATGCTCGATTTCAACTACAGTCAGATTGGTCAAATTCTCGGCTTAACACCGGGTACGGTAATGTCCCGGCTGCATCGGGCGCGAACTCAATTGCGAGAGCATTTCCTAACGATAGGAGGGCGTTTATGA